In a single window of the Gossypium hirsutum isolate 1008001.06 chromosome D02, Gossypium_hirsutum_v2.1, whole genome shotgun sequence genome:
- the LOC121214421 gene encoding receptor-like protein 56, which yields MFYGFIPSCLGNLTLKTKDQKTLTSYFVEASDVVEDILPYQKETRWRGDGLQEYPDTYMEEWVQFTTKSRSYSYGGLILENMTGIDLSCNKLTGQIPPELGNLSQIHSLNLSYNNLTGLIPSSFSNLKQIESLDLSYNSLSGEIPNQLVELNSLEVFNVAHNNLSGSIPEPKAQFGTFIESSYEGNPFLCGAILHKSCSRINSPSTISTISDDKGEDGLFDTYDFCVSFFISYVVVLLTIFAVLYKNPYWRRSWFSFVGKCITTCRFSIGGSCLAYYIFKRCV from the coding sequence ATGTTTTATGGTTTTATACCTTCTTGTTTGGGAAATTTAACTCTTAAAACGAAAGACCAGAAGACTTTGACATCATATTTTGTGGAGGCAAGTGATGTAGTGGAAGACATATTACCATACCAGAAGGAAACACGGTGGCGTGGGGATGGCTTACAAGAGTATCCTGATACCTACATGGAAGAATGGGTACAGTTCACAACAAAGAGTAGGTCCTACTCATATGGGGGTCTCATCCTTGAGAACATGACAGGGATTGATTTATCTTGCAACAAGTTAACTGGACAAATCCCACCTGAACTAGGAAACTTGAGTCAAATCCATTCTTTAAACTTGTCGTACAATAACTTAACAGGACTTATACCCTCATCATTCTCAAACCTTAAGCAGATTGAGAGTTTGGACCTTTCTTACAATAGCTTGAGTGGTGAAATTCCTAATCAATTGGTAGAATTGAATTCTTTAGAGGTTTTCAATGTGGCACACAACAATTTGTCAGGTAGTATTCCAGAACCAAAAGCTCAATTCGGAACCTTTATTGAAAGCAGTTATGAGGGAAACCCTTTTCTCTGTGGTGCTATACTGCATAAAAGTTGCTCCAGAATCAATTCGCCATCAACAATTTCAACTATATCAGACGATAAAGGAGAAGATGGTTTGTTTGATACTTATGATTTTTGTgtgagtttttttatttcttatgtaGTTGTGTTGTTGACGATTTTTGCTGTCCTTTACAAAAATCCATATTGGCGAAGATCTTGGTTTTCTTTCGTCGGGAAATGCATCACCACCTGTCGTTTCTCAATTGGAGGCAGCTGTCTTGCGTATTACATCTTCAAGCGATGTGTTTAA